From the genome of Solanum dulcamara chromosome 12, daSolDulc1.2, whole genome shotgun sequence:
TTTTGCACAATACGCTTTTATTAGAATGGTGTAATCACATTTCATCAGGCCAACATCTTTGAGTGTATAAAATAGTTCCTCAGCATCCTTTAGCTCTCCATGTGTACATAAGCCATTAAGGAGAATGTTGTACGTGACACGACTTGGCTGAAGTTTGTGCACCTCCATCTCTTTATATAATTGGAAAGCGCCTTTCATATCTCGAGCTTCACATAAACTTTTAATAATTGTGTTGTAAAAAACTTTATCAGGCTGAAAACCATCTGGTAACATACTCTTTAGTATCCGGACAGACTCATGTATCTGCCTTCTTTTACAGAGCCATTTCATTATCACTGTGTAAGTAACATGAGTTGGTTCTATGCTCTTTGCTTTCATTTCCTCTAGCAACTCAAAAACGGCTTGCATTTTCCCTTCTTCACCATAGGCATCAATAAGAGTTGTGTACGTCCTCGCTGATGGTATCAACCCATGTGCACATATAGTGTCAACCCAATTTCTTGCATCATCTAACTTTCTGGCTTTGCAGAACCCATATATTAAGGAATTGAATGTAACTACGCTTGGGGTTATTCCTTTTCCTGTTATTAGTTCGTATACCTGAACAGCCTCACCAATGTCACCAAGTTTTGCATATCCGTCAACCATAAtattaaccaaaaaaatatcatctatTAAGTCACAATTTATTAAAGCGTCAAACAAAACTCTTGCCTCATATATGTAACCTTTCTCACAGAAGCTTTTGAGAATAGATCTATGAGCAACAATATTTGGAACAATTCTCTTACAACACATATCTTTGTACAATTGAAAAGCCATATCAACCAATCCTTGCTTACAAAGGCCTCGAATGAGAATCGAGTACATGATATGATCCAGTTTACGACCGCTGCTCTCTATCTCATGGAACAAATTCAAAGCTTCATCTAAACGTCTGCTTTTACACAAACTGCCAAGTAACATGTTGTCTGAGATATCACTGGCATGGACCCCTTCCTTTGAAAACATCTCCTCTCTCAACTTAATCCTCTCATCAGTATTACCTTCCTTGCAATATCCACAGTTCAACATTGTATATGTGAAAATATCAGGATTCATGCCTTTATGAAGCATTTCATTAACAAACTTCCGGACACCATTCATCATACCAAGCAAATGAAATCCTTTGGCGAGGACGTTATAAGTTTCCAGATCAGGCTCTAAACCATGTTTCTTCATATCATCTATGGACTCCAATGCTTCTTCCATTGCACCCGCTACACTTAACCCATGAATGAGAATATTGTAACTATATACATTGGGATGTAATCCACACTTAAACATCATACAAAAGAATGACTTGGCAACGTCTACGGAACCCATTTTACAGGAACTCAACATAAGACTATTGAAAGACACAACAGAAGGCTTAGACTCTCTACATTCAATCCCTCGGACAAAATCAACTGCTTTTTGCATCAAGAATTGTTTGCACAGACCATCTATAAGAATTGAATTAGTATACTCGCTCGGGTTTTGCCCACTGGCTTTGATGTCATCATAAACATCCCAGATGTTAT
Proteins encoded in this window:
- the LOC129877329 gene encoding putative pentatricopeptide repeat-containing protein At1g13630, whose product is MIRLTLKSPQKSPLISSLLLLKPSFSTANLAVDHPEPPPPTTTRAAISRILNLFIQTHCTKGSAKLLRGDPCFKNLILELNSSEIEGIVEKLSFENSESALEFFFLLRNDYGFNHSRVSHIVVAHVLAEKQRFRALKIHLKHLVQQEGIGSAHLICELLLIRFQKWDSNHVVWDVLASAYSHCQMVGDALFVFAKMKDFDIKASVFTYNNLLYNLRHTDNIWDVYDDIKASGQNPSEYTNSILIDGLCKQFLMQKAVDFVRGIECRESKPSVVSFNSLMLSSCKMGSVDVAKSFFCMMFKCGLHPNVYSYNILIHGLSVAGAMEEALESIDDMKKHGLEPDLETYNVLAKGFHLLGMMNGVRKFVNEMLHKGMNPDIFTYTMLNCGYCKEGNTDERIKLREEMFSKEGVHASDISDNMLLGSLCKSRRLDEALNLFHEIESSGRKLDHIMYSILIRGLCKQGLVDMAFQLYKDMCCKRIVPNIVAHRSILKSFCEKGYIYEARVLFDALINCDLIDDIFLVNIMVDGYAKLGDIGEAVQVYELITGKGITPSVVTFNSLIYGFCKARKLDDARNWVDTICAHGLIPSARTYTTLIDAYGEEGKMQAVFELLEEMKAKSIEPTHVTYTVIMKWLCKRRQIHESVRILKSMLPDGFQPDKVFYNTIIKSLCEARDMKGAFQLYKEMEVHKLQPSRVTYNILLNGLCTHGELKDAEELFYTLKDVGLMKCDYTILIKAYCAKGSVHKAVDLFQKMIKKGFEISIRDYSAVINRLCKRNLLADMEIFLRMMLFHGISVDFVMLNSFRHIRDRNYVFQLFSLMIKCGLDTDSNCG